CTCGAGATCGAGTACGTCACCGAGACCGAGCCGCTCGGCACCGGCGGCGGTATCCGCAACGTGCTGCCGAGGCTGCGCGCCGACAACGTGATGGTCTTCAACGGCGACGTGCTCGGTGGCACCGATCTCGGTGCGGTGCTCGACACCCACGTGCGGACCGAGGCGGACGTGACCCTGCACCTGGTGCGGGTGAGCGATCCGCGTGCCTTCGGCTGTGTGCCGACCGACGAGGACGGCCGGGTGACCGCCTTCCTCGAGAAGACTCAGGATCCGCCGACCGATCAGATCAACGCCGGTTGCTACGTCTTCCGCCGCGAGATCATCGAGCAGATCCCCGAAGGCCGTCCGGTGTCGGTGGAGCGCGAGGTGTTCCCGGCGCTGCTGACCGAGGGCAAGAAGGTGTTCGGGCACGTCGACGCGGCCTATTGGCGCGACATGGGCACCCCGGAGGATTTCGTCCGCGGCTCGGCCGATCTGGTCCGCGGTATCGCTCCGTCCCCGGCGCTCCCGCCGCAGCGCGGCGAGTCGCTCGTGCATCCGGGTGCCTCCGTGGCCCCGGGCGCCCTGCTCATCGGCGGCACGGTCGTCGGCCGCGGCGCCGAGATCGGTGCGGGTGCCCGCCTGGACGGCGCGGTGATCTTCGACGGTGCGCGGGTCGAGGCCGGTGCGGTGGTCGAACGGAGCATCATCGGTTTCGGTGTACGGGTCGGTCCGCGGGCCTTGATCCGCGACGGTGTGATCGGTGACGGCGCCGATATCGGTGCGCGATGCGAGCTGCTGCGCGGTGCCCGGGTGTGGCCGGGAGTGAAGATCCCCGACGGCGGTATCCGGTTCAGTACCGACGTGTGAGTCGAGAGGTCGAAGTGGGTTTCGAAAGATACGTGGCCCTCGGTGATTCGTTCACCGAGGGAGTCGGCGACCCGGATCCGGCGCGTGCCAACGGGCTGCGCGGTTGGGCCGATCTCGTCGCCGGTGAGCTGGCGCGGCACTCGGAGAGCTTCGCGTACGCGAACCTCGCCATCCGGGGCCGGTTGCTGCGACCGATCATCGACGAGCAGCTCGAGACCGCCGTGGCGATGCGTCCCGATCTCGTGACGATCTATGCCGGCGGCAACAACCTCATGCGTCCGAAGCTCGACCTCGACGCGCTCGCGGCGGAATACGACGAGGCGATCGGCAAGCTCGCCGCGACCGGCGCCCGCATCCTGATGTGGACGGCCTACGACGGCAGCTGGGCGCCGGTCTTCGGGATGCTGCGCGGCCGCTGGGCCGTGTACAACGAACTCGTCCGGGCGATCGCCGATCGACACGGGGCGACCATCGTCGACTTCTGGCGGTTCGACGAGTACCGCGATCTGCGCATGTGGGACTTCGACCGGCTGCACATGTCCGCGGCCGGCCACCACAACATGGCGATCCGCGTGCTCGATCTGCTGGGCGTCGCACACGGTCTCGGACCGGTGGAGTTCGACGAGGCACCCGTCCTCACACGGGCCCAGGAACGCGCCGCGGACCGCGCGTGGATGCGCGAGTTCCTCGTCCCCTGGGTGGGCCGGCGGCTGCGCGGAGTATCCTCCGGCGACGGCATCACCCCGAAATACCCCGACCTCGGCCCTGTCCGGTTCTGACCTCACGGCCCGGTTCCGACCTCACGCTCGTCCCGGCAACCCACCGGGACGAGCGTGGTCGTCTCAGGCCCGTCGGGCCGCGGCGAGCCGGACCATGTGCGCGATGGTCTCGTGCTCGGCCTCCGGCGGAAGCGCGTCGACGGGCCACCACTGCAGGTCGGTGGATTCGTCGCTGCGCACCGGCCGGGCACCGACGGGTGCGGTCACCAGGAACCGCAGGTCGAGGTGACGGGTGGGCACGCCGAGGGAGCACGTGATCGGATGCGTGTGCGCCGACAGCAGTTCCGGATCGATCACCAGATCGGCGATGCCGGATTCCTCGGTGGCCTCGCGCAGGGCCGCGTCGACGACCGTGTCGTCCGACGGCTCGCAGTGACCGCCGAGCTGGATCCACCGCCCCACCCGCGGATGCAGGGTGAGCAACACGTTGCGGTGGTCGGCGTCGAGCACGATCGACGACGCCGTGATGTGGCCGGGCACGTGTTCGCGCAGGCACCCGTCGGGCGCCGAATCGAGGAACGCCAGCATCGTGTGCCGCAGCGATTCGGCGTCTTCCGAGTCGGTGCGCCAGGCGGTGAGCCGGTCGATCGCCGAGGCGTGCAGGGAACGCGCCGACACGACTACAGCTCCACGAGGGCGTCGCCCGGGTCCGCGGGTTCGCGCGGTTCCGGTTCGGTGAGCGGGTAACCGACGGCGACCGCCCCGAGCGGCGACCACTCGGCAGGAAGACCGAGTTCCTCGCGGACCACCTCGGGAGCGAAGATCGTCGAACCGATCCAGCAGCTGCCGAGCCCGCGGGTGGCCAGGGACACGAGCAGGCCCTGCACCGCGGCGCCGGCGGCGACGGTGAACATCGTCGCCTCGGCCGCGGTGCGACGGGCATCCGGATAATGGTGTGCGCCGTCGGGCACCCAGAAGGGGACGATCACCTCGGGTGCGTCGTAGAGGATCGCGCCGCGGGAGATCCGGCGTTCGACGGCCACCGGGTCGAGTCCGTCGCCGTGGAGATCCTCGGCCCACCTGTCGCGCATGCGGTCGAGGAGCCGGCGGCGCACCTGCTCGGTGCGCACCCACACGAACCGGACCGGACGGGTGTGATGAGGTGCGGGTGCGGTGAGGGCCTCGGCGACCGCCTCGCGCAGATCCTCGGGATCGACGGGCTCGGAGGCGAACTGCCGCACCGACCGGCGCAGCAGCAGCGCCTCGCGCCGACCGCGTTCGAGAGCCTCCTCGGTGCCGAGCCAGAACAGGTCGTCCTCGCCGCTGCGGATCAGGGCGCGGGCGGTGGATCCGTCGTCGGGCAGGCCGAGTCCGCGTACCACGGCGACGGGCACACCGCCGAGCTTGCCCTTGACCAGATCGCCTGCGGCGGCGATCTCGTCGGCGACCGCCACGGACGTCACCTGCAGTTCGTTGCCCTGCGAGTCGTGGGAGCCGGCGTAGCCGTGCAGGACTGGAAGCCCGGACGAGCCGATCGCGGCGTCGGTCTGGCCGTTGCGCCAGGCGCGGCCCATGGTGTCGGTGACCACCACGGCGACCCGGACGCCGAGCAGCGCACCGATCCGTTCGCGGAGCGCCGCTGCGCTCGCATCGGGGTTCTCGGGCAGCAGCGCGAGTTCGGCGCTGTCGACATTGGATCCGTCGATGCCGGAGGCTGCCTGCACGATGCCGAGCTTGTTCTCGGTGATGAGGGTGCGGCCCTTGCGTGCCAGCACGCGCACCGCTTCCTGGTTCACCAGGCGCCGGCGGAGCGCGTCGCGGGCGTCGGGATCGGTGGGCGCGGCCACGATCCGTCCCTCGACCTTCGAGACCACTTTGCTGGTGACGACGAGGACGTCCCCGTCGGCCAGCCACGGTGCGGCCTGAGCGACGGCTGCGGCCAGGTCGTCGCCGGGCCGGAATTCGGGAAGCCCGGCGACGGGCAGGATCTCGATCGGGCCGCCCGGCGCGTGGTCGCGCACTGCAGGGTCGGCGACGGCGTCCGGCATCACAGGGTCACTCCGGCGAGGTCGAGGGCGGCGCGGGCCATCTCGGCCGTCGCGTCGGTGTCGGTCATGAGCAGGGGAACGGATCGGACCTCGACGCCTGGCACCTCGGCGTTGTCGGTCGAGTGCACGAGC
This window of the Rhodococcus pyridinivorans genome carries:
- a CDS encoding sugar phosphate nucleotidyltransferase, yielding MTSESAPHTDAVILVGGQGTRLRPLTLSAPKPMLPTAGVPFLTHLLARIREAGIKHVVLGTSFKAEVFEQHFADGSDFGLEIEYVTETEPLGTGGGIRNVLPRLRADNVMVFNGDVLGGTDLGAVLDTHVRTEADVTLHLVRVSDPRAFGCVPTDEDGRVTAFLEKTQDPPTDQINAGCYVFRREIIEQIPEGRPVSVEREVFPALLTEGKKVFGHVDAAYWRDMGTPEDFVRGSADLVRGIAPSPALPPQRGESLVHPGASVAPGALLIGGTVVGRGAEIGAGARLDGAVIFDGARVEAGAVVERSIIGFGVRVGPRALIRDGVIGDGADIGARCELLRGARVWPGVKIPDGGIRFSTDV
- a CDS encoding SGNH/GDSL hydrolase family protein, translated to MGFERYVALGDSFTEGVGDPDPARANGLRGWADLVAGELARHSESFAYANLAIRGRLLRPIIDEQLETAVAMRPDLVTIYAGGNNLMRPKLDLDALAAEYDEAIGKLAATGARILMWTAYDGSWAPVFGMLRGRWAVYNELVRAIADRHGATIVDFWRFDEYRDLRMWDFDRLHMSAAGHHNMAIRVLDLLGVAHGLGPVEFDEAPVLTRAQERAADRAWMREFLVPWVGRRLRGVSSGDGITPKYPDLGPVRF
- a CDS encoding coenzyme F420-0:L-glutamate ligase, which codes for MPDAVADPAVRDHAPGGPIEILPVAGLPEFRPGDDLAAAVAQAAPWLADGDVLVVTSKVVSKVEGRIVAAPTDPDARDALRRRLVNQEAVRVLARKGRTLITENKLGIVQAASGIDGSNVDSAELALLPENPDASAAALRERIGALLGVRVAVVVTDTMGRAWRNGQTDAAIGSSGLPVLHGYAGSHDSQGNELQVTSVAVADEIAAAGDLVKGKLGGVPVAVVRGLGLPDDGSTARALIRSGEDDLFWLGTEEALERGRREALLLRRSVRQFASEPVDPEDLREAVAEALTAPAPHHTRPVRFVWVRTEQVRRRLLDRMRDRWAEDLHGDGLDPVAVERRISRGAILYDAPEVIVPFWVPDGAHHYPDARRTAAEATMFTVAAGAAVQGLLVSLATRGLGSCWIGSTIFAPEVVREELGLPAEWSPLGAVAVGYPLTEPEPREPADPGDALVEL
- a CDS encoding NUDIX hydrolase, which encodes MSARSLHASAIDRLTAWRTDSEDAESLRHTMLAFLDSAPDGCLREHVPGHITASSIVLDADHRNVLLTLHPRVGRWIQLGGHCEPSDDTVVDAALREATEESGIADLVIDPELLSAHTHPITCSLGVPTRHLDLRFLVTAPVGARPVRSDESTDLQWWPVDALPPEAEHETIAHMVRLAAARRA